Proteins from a single region of Tamandua tetradactyla isolate mTamTet1 chromosome 12, mTamTet1.pri, whole genome shotgun sequence:
- the MOK gene encoding MAPK/MAK/MRK overlapping kinase isoform X4, translating to MSFDFPFKKGSGISFLTTSLSPHCLSLLCAMVAYDPDERITAHQALQHPFFQEQRAAEKQALASCRKSFSPGHPMALASVSTGWHVSKEGRKQNRFLKQEEDHSRRQGHAYLMELPKLKISGVSKLSSHSSPALQAVFGAGMNGKIPLLQPLKCVNKKTDTTKDIKSHLKQYHLPTIERKGRGY from the exons ATGagttttgattttccttttaaaaagggatcagGAATATCTTTCCTGACGACCAGTCTGTCCCCACACTGCCTCTCCCTCCTCTGTGCAATGGTGGCCTATGACCCTGATGAGAGGATCACCGCCCACCAAGCCCTGCAGCACCCGTTCTTCCAAGAGCAGAG GGCAGCTGAGAAGCAGGCCCTGGCCAGCTGCAGGAAAAGTTTTTCTCCAGGGCATCCTATGGCACTGGCATCAGTCAGTACTGGCTGGCATGTTTCAAAGGAGGGCCGGAAGCAG aaCCGGTTCCTAAAGCAAGAGGAGGACCACTCCAGAAGACAAGGACATGCCTACCTGATGGAACTGCCCAAACTCAAGATCTCAGGAGTAAGCAAGCTGTCATCGCACTCTAGCCCTGCACTGCAGGCCGTGTTTGGAGctggaatgaatggaaaaatacctCTGTTACAGCCCTTGAAGTGTGTCAACAAGAAG acAGATACAACTAAAGACATAAAGTCTCACCTGAAACAGTACCATCTGCCCACCATAGAAAGGAAGGGCCGAGGATACTGA
- the WDR20 gene encoding WD repeat-containing protein 20 isoform X4, with the protein MWAGSSTSISTRGSARQCHEVGRTEILISVLTKAADLSKPIDKRIYKGTQPTCHDFNHLTATAESVSLLVGFSAGQVQLIDPIKKETSKLFNEENSCQHLWKVDWNEERENEGSKTSEEALVTVQRLIDKSRVTCVKWVPGSETLFLVAHSSGNMYLYNVEHTCGTTAPHYQLLKQGESFAVHTCKSKSTRNPLLKWTVGEGALNEFAFSPDGKFLACVSQDGFLRVFNFDSVEPHGTMRSYFGGLLCVCWSPDGKYIVTGGEDDLVTVWSFVDCRVIARGHGHKSWVSVVAFDPYTTSVEESDPMEFSGSDEDFQDLLHFGRDRANSTQSRLSKRNSTDSRPVSVTYRFGSVGQDTQLCLWDLTEDILFPHQPLSRARTHTNVMNATSPPAGSNGNSVTAPGNPIPPPLPRSNSLPHSAISNAGSKSSVTDGAIASGVSKFATLSLHDRKERHHEKDHKRNHSMGHISSKSSDKLNLVTKTKTDPAKTLGTPLCPRMEDVPLLEPLICKKIAHERLTVLIFLEDCIVTACQEGFICTWGRPGKVVSFNP; encoded by the exons ACAGTGCCATGAGGTTGGTAGAACAGAGATTCTCATCTCCGTTTTAACCAAG gcTGCTGACTTGAGTAAACCAATAGATAAAAGGATATACAAAGGAACACAGCCTACTTGTCATGACTTCAACCACCTAACAGCCACAGCAGAAAGTGTCTCTCTCCTAGTGGGCTTTTCCGCAGGCCAAGTCCAGCTTATAGACCCAATCAAAAAAGAAACTAGCAAACTATTTAATGAGGAA AACTCTTGTCAGCACTTGTGGAAGGTGGATTggaatgaagaaagagagaatgaaggtAGCAAGACCAGTGAGGAGGCTCTAGTAACTGTCCAG AGACTAATAGACAAGTCCCGAGTAACCTGTGTCAAGTGGGTTCCAGGTTCAGAAACCCTTTTCCTAGTAGCACATTCAAGTGGGAACATGTACTTGTATAACGTGGAGCACACCTGTGGTACCACAGCTCCCCACTACCAGCTTCTGAAACAGGGTGAGAGCTTTGCTGTGCACACTTGCAAGAGCAAATCTACACGGAACCCTCTCCTTAAATGGACAGTGGGCGAGGGGGCCCTCAACGAGTTTGCTTTCTCCCCAGATGGCAAGTTCTTAGCATGCGTGAGCCAGGATGGATTTCTGCGGGTGTTCAACTTTGACTCAGTAGAACCGCATGGTACGATGAGGAGCTACTTTGGAGGCTTGCTCTGTGTGTGCTGGAGCCCGGATGGCAAGTACATTGTGACAGGTGGGGAGGACGACCTGGTGACGGTCTGGTCTTTTGTAGACTGCCGAGTGATAGCAAGAGGCCATGGGCACAAATCCTGGGTCAGTGTTGTGGCATTTGACCCCTATACCACTAGTGTAGAAGAAAGCGACCCTATGGAGTTTAGCGGCAGTGACGAGGACTTCCAGGACCTTCTACATTTTGGCAGAGATCGGGCAAATAGCACACAGTCTCGGTTATCCAAACGGAACTCTACAGACAGTCGCCCTGTAAGCGTTACGTATCGGTTTGGCTCAGTGGGCCAGGATACACAGCTCTGTTTATGGGACCTTACGGAAGACATCCTGTTCCCCCATCAGCCTCTCTCAAGAGCAAGGACACACACCAATGTCATGAATGCCACAAGTCCTCCTGCTGGAAGCAATGGGAACAGTGTCACGGCCCCAGGGAACCCCATCCCCCCTCCTCTCCCGCGGTCCAACAGCCTTCCACATTCTGCAATCTCAAACGCTGGCAGCAAAAGCAGTGTCACAGATGGGGCCATTGCTTCTGGGGTCAGCAAATTTGCAACACTCTCACTACATGACCGGAAGGAAAGACACCATGAGAAAGATCACAAGCGAAACCATAGCATGGGACACATTTCTAGCAAGAGCAGCGACAAACTGAACCTAGTTACCAAAACCAAAACGGACCCAGCTAAAACCTTGGGAACACCCCTCTGTCCTCGAATGGAAGATGTTCCCTTGTTAGAGCCGCTGATCTGTAAAAAGATAGCACATGAGAGACTGactgtattaatttttcttgaagaCTGTATAGTCACTGCTTGTCAGGAGGGATTTATTTGCACATGGGGAAGGCCTGGTAAAGTGGTAAGTTTTAATCCTTAA
- the WDR20 gene encoding WD repeat-containing protein 20 isoform X8 — translation MYLYNVEHTCGTTAPHYQLLKQGESFAVHTCKSKSTRNPLLKWTVGEGALNEFAFSPDGKFLACVSQDGFLRVFNFDSVEPHGTMRSYFGGLLCVCWSPDGKYIVTGGEDDLVTVWSFVDCRVIARGHGHKSWVSVVAFDPYTTSVEESDPMEFSGSDEDFQDLLHFGRDRANSTQSRLSKRNSTDSRPVSVTYRFGSVGQDTQLCLWDLTEDILFPHQPLSRARTHTNVMNATSPPAGSNGNSVTAPGNPIPPPLPRSNSLPHSAISNAGSKSSVTDGAIASGVSKFATLSLHDRKERHHEKDHKRNHSMGHISSKSSDKLNLVTKTKTDPAKTLGTPLCPRMEDVPLLEPLICKKIAHERLTVLIFLEDCIVTACQEGFICTWGRPGKVVSFNP, via the coding sequence ATGTACTTGTATAACGTGGAGCACACCTGTGGTACCACAGCTCCCCACTACCAGCTTCTGAAACAGGGTGAGAGCTTTGCTGTGCACACTTGCAAGAGCAAATCTACACGGAACCCTCTCCTTAAATGGACAGTGGGCGAGGGGGCCCTCAACGAGTTTGCTTTCTCCCCAGATGGCAAGTTCTTAGCATGCGTGAGCCAGGATGGATTTCTGCGGGTGTTCAACTTTGACTCAGTAGAACCGCATGGTACGATGAGGAGCTACTTTGGAGGCTTGCTCTGTGTGTGCTGGAGCCCGGATGGCAAGTACATTGTGACAGGTGGGGAGGACGACCTGGTGACGGTCTGGTCTTTTGTAGACTGCCGAGTGATAGCAAGAGGCCATGGGCACAAATCCTGGGTCAGTGTTGTGGCATTTGACCCCTATACCACTAGTGTAGAAGAAAGCGACCCTATGGAGTTTAGCGGCAGTGACGAGGACTTCCAGGACCTTCTACATTTTGGCAGAGATCGGGCAAATAGCACACAGTCTCGGTTATCCAAACGGAACTCTACAGACAGTCGCCCTGTAAGCGTTACGTATCGGTTTGGCTCAGTGGGCCAGGATACACAGCTCTGTTTATGGGACCTTACGGAAGACATCCTGTTCCCCCATCAGCCTCTCTCAAGAGCAAGGACACACACCAATGTCATGAATGCCACAAGTCCTCCTGCTGGAAGCAATGGGAACAGTGTCACGGCCCCAGGGAACCCCATCCCCCCTCCTCTCCCGCGGTCCAACAGCCTTCCACATTCTGCAATCTCAAACGCTGGCAGCAAAAGCAGTGTCACAGATGGGGCCATTGCTTCTGGGGTCAGCAAATTTGCAACACTCTCACTACATGACCGGAAGGAAAGACACCATGAGAAAGATCACAAGCGAAACCATAGCATGGGACACATTTCTAGCAAGAGCAGCGACAAACTGAACCTAGTTACCAAAACCAAAACGGACCCAGCTAAAACCTTGGGAACACCCCTCTGTCCTCGAATGGAAGATGTTCCCTTGTTAGAGCCGCTGATCTGTAAAAAGATAGCACATGAGAGACTGactgtattaatttttcttgaagaCTGTATAGTCACTGCTTGTCAGGAGGGATTTATTTGCACATGGGGAAGGCCTGGTAAAGTGGTAAGTTTTAATCCTTAA
- the MOK gene encoding MAPK/MAK/MRK overlapping kinase isoform X3, producing the protein MHYMYQLCKSLDHMHRNGIFHRDVKPENILIKQEVLKLGDFGSCRSVYSQQPYTEYISTRWYRAPECLLTDGYYSYKMDLWSAGCVFYEIASLEPLFPGANELDQISKIHDVVGTPAQKTLAKFKQSRAMSFDFPFKKGSGISFLTTSLSPHCLSLLCAMVAYDPDERITAHQALQHPFFQEQRAAEKQALASCRKSFSPGHPMALASVSTGWHVSKEGRKQNRFLKQEEDHSRRQGHAYLMELPKLKISGVSKLSSHSSPALQAVFGAGMNGKIPLLQPLKCVNKKTDTTKDIKSHLKQYHLPTIERKGRGY; encoded by the exons CAAGAGGTCCTGAAACTGGGGGACTTTGGCTCCTGCCGGAGTGTCTATTCCCAGCAGCCATACACAGAATACATATCCACCCGCTGGTACCGGGCCCCCGAATGTCTCCTCACTGACGGTTACTACAGCTACAAAATGGACCTGTGGAGCGCGGGCTGTGTATTCTACGAGATCGCAAG CCTGGAGCCCCTCTTCCCTGGGGCCAACGAACTGGACCAGATCTCAAAGATCCATGACGTTGTGGGCACGCCTGCGCAGAAAACACTTGCCAAATTCAAGCA GTCGAGAGCTATGagttttgattttccttttaaaaagggatcagGAATATCTTTCCTGACGACCAGTCTGTCCCCACACTGCCTCTCCCTCCTCTGTGCAATGGTGGCCTATGACCCTGATGAGAGGATCACCGCCCACCAAGCCCTGCAGCACCCGTTCTTCCAAGAGCAGAG GGCAGCTGAGAAGCAGGCCCTGGCCAGCTGCAGGAAAAGTTTTTCTCCAGGGCATCCTATGGCACTGGCATCAGTCAGTACTGGCTGGCATGTTTCAAAGGAGGGCCGGAAGCAG aaCCGGTTCCTAAAGCAAGAGGAGGACCACTCCAGAAGACAAGGACATGCCTACCTGATGGAACTGCCCAAACTCAAGATCTCAGGAGTAAGCAAGCTGTCATCGCACTCTAGCCCTGCACTGCAGGCCGTGTTTGGAGctggaatgaatggaaaaatacctCTGTTACAGCCCTTGAAGTGTGTCAACAAGAAG acAGATACAACTAAAGACATAAAGTCTCACCTGAAACAGTACCATCTGCCCACCATAGAAAGGAAGGGCCGAGGATACTGA
- the WDR20 gene encoding WD repeat-containing protein 20 isoform X5 — protein sequence MWAGSSTSISTRGSARQCHEVGRTEILISVLTKAADLSKPIDKRIYKGTQPTCHDFNHLTATAESVSLLVGFSAGQVQLIDPIKKETSKLFNEERLIDKSRVTCVKWVPGSETLFLVAHSSGNMYLYNVEHTCGTTAPHYQLLKQGESFAVHTCKSKSTRNPLLKWTVGEGALNEFAFSPDGKFLACVSQDGFLRVFNFDSVEPHGTMRSYFGGLLCVCWSPDGKYIVTGGEDDLVTVWSFVDCRVIARGHGHKSWVSVVAFDPYTTSVEESDPMEFSGSDEDFQDLLHFGRDRANSTQSRLSKRNSTDSRPVSVTYRFGSVGQDTQLCLWDLTEDILFPHQPLSRARTHTNVMNATSPPAGSNGNSVTAPGNPIPPPLPRSNSLPHSAISNAGSKSSVTDGAIASGVSKFATLSLHDRKERHHEKDHKRNHSMGHISSKSSDKLNLVTKTKTDPAKTLGTPLCPRMEDVPLLEPLICKKIAHERLTVLIFLEDCIVTACQEGFICTWGRPGKVVSFNP from the exons ACAGTGCCATGAGGTTGGTAGAACAGAGATTCTCATCTCCGTTTTAACCAAG gcTGCTGACTTGAGTAAACCAATAGATAAAAGGATATACAAAGGAACACAGCCTACTTGTCATGACTTCAACCACCTAACAGCCACAGCAGAAAGTGTCTCTCTCCTAGTGGGCTTTTCCGCAGGCCAAGTCCAGCTTATAGACCCAATCAAAAAAGAAACTAGCAAACTATTTAATGAGGAA AGACTAATAGACAAGTCCCGAGTAACCTGTGTCAAGTGGGTTCCAGGTTCAGAAACCCTTTTCCTAGTAGCACATTCAAGTGGGAACATGTACTTGTATAACGTGGAGCACACCTGTGGTACCACAGCTCCCCACTACCAGCTTCTGAAACAGGGTGAGAGCTTTGCTGTGCACACTTGCAAGAGCAAATCTACACGGAACCCTCTCCTTAAATGGACAGTGGGCGAGGGGGCCCTCAACGAGTTTGCTTTCTCCCCAGATGGCAAGTTCTTAGCATGCGTGAGCCAGGATGGATTTCTGCGGGTGTTCAACTTTGACTCAGTAGAACCGCATGGTACGATGAGGAGCTACTTTGGAGGCTTGCTCTGTGTGTGCTGGAGCCCGGATGGCAAGTACATTGTGACAGGTGGGGAGGACGACCTGGTGACGGTCTGGTCTTTTGTAGACTGCCGAGTGATAGCAAGAGGCCATGGGCACAAATCCTGGGTCAGTGTTGTGGCATTTGACCCCTATACCACTAGTGTAGAAGAAAGCGACCCTATGGAGTTTAGCGGCAGTGACGAGGACTTCCAGGACCTTCTACATTTTGGCAGAGATCGGGCAAATAGCACACAGTCTCGGTTATCCAAACGGAACTCTACAGACAGTCGCCCTGTAAGCGTTACGTATCGGTTTGGCTCAGTGGGCCAGGATACACAGCTCTGTTTATGGGACCTTACGGAAGACATCCTGTTCCCCCATCAGCCTCTCTCAAGAGCAAGGACACACACCAATGTCATGAATGCCACAAGTCCTCCTGCTGGAAGCAATGGGAACAGTGTCACGGCCCCAGGGAACCCCATCCCCCCTCCTCTCCCGCGGTCCAACAGCCTTCCACATTCTGCAATCTCAAACGCTGGCAGCAAAAGCAGTGTCACAGATGGGGCCATTGCTTCTGGGGTCAGCAAATTTGCAACACTCTCACTACATGACCGGAAGGAAAGACACCATGAGAAAGATCACAAGCGAAACCATAGCATGGGACACATTTCTAGCAAGAGCAGCGACAAACTGAACCTAGTTACCAAAACCAAAACGGACCCAGCTAAAACCTTGGGAACACCCCTCTGTCCTCGAATGGAAGATGTTCCCTTGTTAGAGCCGCTGATCTGTAAAAAGATAGCACATGAGAGACTGactgtattaatttttcttgaagaCTGTATAGTCACTGCTTGTCAGGAGGGATTTATTTGCACATGGGGAAGGCCTGGTAAAGTGGTAAGTTTTAATCCTTAA
- the WDR20 gene encoding WD repeat-containing protein 20 isoform X7 produces MKKKSLKHKILSLPKYFNSCQHLWKVDWNEERENEGSKTSEEALVTVQRLIDKSRVTCVKWVPGSETLFLVAHSSGNMYLYNVEHTCGTTAPHYQLLKQGESFAVHTCKSKSTRNPLLKWTVGEGALNEFAFSPDGKFLACVSQDGFLRVFNFDSVEPHGTMRSYFGGLLCVCWSPDGKYIVTGGEDDLVTVWSFVDCRVIARGHGHKSWVSVVAFDPYTTSVEESDPMEFSGSDEDFQDLLHFGRDRANSTQSRLSKRNSTDSRPVSVTYRFGSVGQDTQLCLWDLTEDILFPHQPLSRARTHTNVMNATSPPAGSNGNSVTAPGNPIPPPLPRSNSLPHSAISNAGSKSSVTDGAIASGVSKFATLSLHDRKERHHEKDHKRNHSMGHISSKSSDKLNLVTKTKTDPAKTLGTPLCPRMEDVPLLEPLICKKIAHERLTVLIFLEDCIVTACQEGFICTWGRPGKVVSFNP; encoded by the exons atgaaaaaaaaaagtcttaagcACAAAATACTCTCTTTACCTAAATATTTT AACTCTTGTCAGCACTTGTGGAAGGTGGATTggaatgaagaaagagagaatgaaggtAGCAAGACCAGTGAGGAGGCTCTAGTAACTGTCCAG AGACTAATAGACAAGTCCCGAGTAACCTGTGTCAAGTGGGTTCCAGGTTCAGAAACCCTTTTCCTAGTAGCACATTCAAGTGGGAACATGTACTTGTATAACGTGGAGCACACCTGTGGTACCACAGCTCCCCACTACCAGCTTCTGAAACAGGGTGAGAGCTTTGCTGTGCACACTTGCAAGAGCAAATCTACACGGAACCCTCTCCTTAAATGGACAGTGGGCGAGGGGGCCCTCAACGAGTTTGCTTTCTCCCCAGATGGCAAGTTCTTAGCATGCGTGAGCCAGGATGGATTTCTGCGGGTGTTCAACTTTGACTCAGTAGAACCGCATGGTACGATGAGGAGCTACTTTGGAGGCTTGCTCTGTGTGTGCTGGAGCCCGGATGGCAAGTACATTGTGACAGGTGGGGAGGACGACCTGGTGACGGTCTGGTCTTTTGTAGACTGCCGAGTGATAGCAAGAGGCCATGGGCACAAATCCTGGGTCAGTGTTGTGGCATTTGACCCCTATACCACTAGTGTAGAAGAAAGCGACCCTATGGAGTTTAGCGGCAGTGACGAGGACTTCCAGGACCTTCTACATTTTGGCAGAGATCGGGCAAATAGCACACAGTCTCGGTTATCCAAACGGAACTCTACAGACAGTCGCCCTGTAAGCGTTACGTATCGGTTTGGCTCAGTGGGCCAGGATACACAGCTCTGTTTATGGGACCTTACGGAAGACATCCTGTTCCCCCATCAGCCTCTCTCAAGAGCAAGGACACACACCAATGTCATGAATGCCACAAGTCCTCCTGCTGGAAGCAATGGGAACAGTGTCACGGCCCCAGGGAACCCCATCCCCCCTCCTCTCCCGCGGTCCAACAGCCTTCCACATTCTGCAATCTCAAACGCTGGCAGCAAAAGCAGTGTCACAGATGGGGCCATTGCTTCTGGGGTCAGCAAATTTGCAACACTCTCACTACATGACCGGAAGGAAAGACACCATGAGAAAGATCACAAGCGAAACCATAGCATGGGACACATTTCTAGCAAGAGCAGCGACAAACTGAACCTAGTTACCAAAACCAAAACGGACCCAGCTAAAACCTTGGGAACACCCCTCTGTCCTCGAATGGAAGATGTTCCCTTGTTAGAGCCGCTGATCTGTAAAAAGATAGCACATGAGAGACTGactgtattaatttttcttgaagaCTGTATAGTCACTGCTTGTCAGGAGGGATTTATTTGCACATGGGGAAGGCCTGGTAAAGTGGTAAGTTTTAATCCTTAA